The nucleotide sequence GCTCTTCACCTGCGCGCACGGTGGCGATCTGACGGGCCAGGACGATTTTCGATCCCAGGGCCACGCCTCTCATGTCGTTTAATGCCATCATCAGAACATGCTTGTCCTTGAACCCCACCACTTCCGCCAGGAAGGATTTTTCCATCCCGCTGGGATTGATGGACACGATACTGCCAACGCTTGCGCCCGGCAGATATCCTTTGATAAGCATCCCGTTCACTTCCGTGACTTTACCGCTGTCCTTCGTCAAGTGGACAGACTGGATCACGTCAGAATACTTATCCAGGTTCATTTCAAGTTCGCTCATTAACCGGCAATCCTGTCTTTAACTTTGGGCATGTTTTCAGAAAGAACAGACCACAACTGCTCCACACGCTGCTCAATGCGCGCATCGACTTCACCATAATTGGTTTCAACGATGCAGCCGCCGTCAGCCACTTCGGCGTTGGGTTCAAATTTGATTTTTTTGATGAATTCAAATTCACGGCCGGTCTCGGATTTCAGTTCTTCCAGGAAGTCGAACTGAGTCTGGGACACATGAACGGTGATTTCTTCCTCGTCCTGAGCCAAACCAACCGCGTCGCGCAGGATTCCCACCATCGCGTCGTTGTTGCTGTTTAGTTCGGTTTTCGCCAGACGGGAGGCCATCTGGAACATCAGTTTCAGCAGATGGGCTTCGTTGAATCCGGACATTTCTTTTTTAAGTTCTTTGATGGTCAGCAACAGGGTGTCCAAACCGGCCATACGCTCGGCGATATCCGCAGACACCTGTTCGAAGGCCTCTTTACGGCCCTCTTCCAAACCCAGGCGATAGGCTTCCTGATAGGCGCCTTCCTGGATTTCTTTCAGCTTTTCCAAAGCGGCCACTTCGACTTTTTCCTCGTCGTTGCCTTTTTCCACCTGATCAATACCCGTCTGCACACGCACGGCATCGTTCATGCGGAAATCAGAGCCTTTGCTCTTTTCTGCCAGATAGTTCATGGCCTGCTCGGGAGTCCCCAGATCAAAACGCATGGGAACAAACTCGAGCACTGTTTTTTCAGCCACTTCCTTGGACAAAACGGACTTGGAGGCGCGATTAGACCATTGCATCTTCTGAACCACCTCTTGCGATCAGGATTTTTCCTTCGGCTTCCAGACGGCGTGCCACGTTCACAATCTCCTGCTGAGCCGACTCGACGTCGGACAGACGGGATGGACCCATGTTCGACAGATCCTCACGCAGCATCTCGGCCGCACGGGCAGAGATATTCTTGAAGACCTTCGTACGAATCTCTTCGCTGGAAGTTTTGAGTGCCAGCAGAAGTTTTTCGTTCGCCACTTCCTTGAGAAGGGACTGGATACCACGGTCGTCGATTTTCACGATATCGTCGAAGACGAACATCAGTTTGCGGATCTCTTCCGCCAGCAGAGGATCTTTTTCCTCCAGGCGTGACATGATCGCGGTTTCTGTGTTCTTGTCCATAACGTTGAGCATTTCCGCCACCGGGTGTACACCACCCAATGCCGCCTGCTCGACAGTCGCTGTATTGGACAGCTGGTTTTTCAATACACGGTCGATTTCAGCAATCAATTCAGGATCCACGTGCTCCAGATTCGCCATACGCAGAACCACTTCGGCCTGCAGGGCTTCCGGAAGACGCTTCAGAACCTCGCCCTTTTTCTCAGGCTCAAGATGCGCCAGGATCACGGCTACGGTCTGCGGGTGCTCATTCACCAGGAAGGTCGCCAAAGATTTTGCGTCGACCATTTCCAGGGATTCCAAAGAGCGGGATCCGCCAGTGGAAATATTCAAGCCCCCCAGGATACCCCGGGCTCTTTCTTCACCAAGGGCGTCCACGATGGTGTCCTTGGCAGAGATATTTTCAGAGAAAATATAGTCTTCAGTTTCAGAGATCATTTCGTAGTATTCTTCCAGCACACGTTTGGTCACGTGAACCGGCACTACGCGCAGCTTGCTCATTTGATTGATCAGCTTGCGGATATCAGAGTCGTCCATACGGCGAAGCAAAACCTTCACCGCATCCTTGCCAAGGTAATTGATCAGGATTGCGGCCTTGTCGAAGCCCTTGAGATTTTCATACTCAATATTATCTGACTTATGAAGTTTCATTAGCCATCCTTCCTAACCAGCCACATGCCAAAGGCGTTGGCTGCTTTTTCCTCGTCACGACTCATTGATGACAGGATACGATCTTTCAGCAATTCAGATTCGGCCTTCTCAGGATCAATGGATTCCTGAAGGACCGGCAACGCAGTGGACATGCCCGGAAGGGTGTTATCCACAGACTGCAGCTCTTCCAGCTCTTCAATTGTGCGAGGAAGCATTTCCTCAACAGAATCCTGGAAGCTGTCGGTGATCCACTGCATGAACGGGCGCACCACGATGAAGAAGAACAGCGCCAAGCTGAAGCCCAGCAATGCCCACTTGAACAACGCGTGGATCAGCTTTTTTCTTTCCAAAGTCGTCAGGATTTTCTCTGCTTCAGAGAAGTCTTCCGGCTGGAACTGGATATTTTCAATTTTTACGCTGTCACCACGAGCGGTGTTGAAACCGATCGCATTCTTAACCAGGTCCTCGTACTTGCGCAGCTCTTCAGCAGAGCGCGGTTTCCAGGTCGTTTCGGTTGTGCCGTCCGCTTTGGTTGTCGTCGTCATCATGCCGTCAACAACCACCGCCACACTCACGCGCTCCAGATTCCCTGCGGATTCACGGATATTGCGCACGGTTTTTGGCACGTCATAATTGGTTGTTTTGATTTCTTTTTTAACATCCTGACGGAAGCCCACTGTCCCCTGATCCTCTGCACCCGGCAGATTGGAACGGGAACCCGGCACACCCGCTGGATTGGTGCGGGAGCCGTCCAAAGATTCCTCTTCGGACTGCTGGGAACGAATCGCTGTTTTGTCAGGATCCACGGATTCTTCCACAGAAGAAATCACACGGTGATTCAGGGTCGCATCGACTTTCGCCACAACTTTGGCGTGACCAACAACCTTTGTCAGGATGTCTTCAATGCGGTCTTCCAGGTCACCTTCGATTTTCGCTTTCAGATCCAGCAATTCATTGGAACCGCCGGTTGTGCCGTCCGCCACGCGGGTCAGCACTTTACCACGCTCATCCAGGACTGTGACCTTGTCAGCATCCATGCCTTCAACCGAGTTCGCCACCAAATAGCGAACACCGCGAACTTGTTCCGGAGTCAGCTCTTTACCCTGGTGCAATTCCACCACGACGGATGCTGACGCCTGACCACCCTCTTCCAGGAAGGTTTTTTTGTTTGGCAATGCCAGAATAACTTTGGATTGTTTCACTGCTGTCAGCGTGTTGATCGCACGCATCAGCTCACCCTGAAGGGCACGCTGATAGTTGATCTTCTGAGCATAGGAATTCATACCGAAATCCTGCTTGTCAAAGATCTCAAGACCGATAGAACCCATTTTCGGGGAACCGATCTCGGACATCAAT is from Bdellovibrio bacteriovorus str. Tiberius and encodes:
- a CDS encoding FliH/SctL family protein yields the protein MQWSNRASKSVLSKEVAEKTVLEFVPMRFDLGTPEQAMNYLAEKSKGSDFRMNDAVRVQTGIDQVEKGNDEEKVEVAALEKLKEIQEGAYQEAYRLGLEEGRKEAFEQVSADIAERMAGLDTLLLTIKELKKEMSGFNEAHLLKLMFQMASRLAKTELNSNNDAMVGILRDAVGLAQDEEEITVHVSQTQFDFLEELKSETGREFEFIKKIKFEPNAEVADGGCIVETNYGEVDARIEQRVEQLWSVLSENMPKVKDRIAG
- the fliG gene encoding flagellar motor switch protein FliG; this translates as MKLHKSDNIEYENLKGFDKAAILINYLGKDAVKVLLRRMDDSDIRKLINQMSKLRVVPVHVTKRVLEEYYEMISETEDYIFSENISAKDTIVDALGEERARGILGGLNISTGGSRSLESLEMVDAKSLATFLVNEHPQTVAVILAHLEPEKKGEVLKRLPEALQAEVVLRMANLEHVDPELIAEIDRVLKNQLSNTATVEQAALGGVHPVAEMLNVMDKNTETAIMSRLEEKDPLLAEEIRKLMFVFDDIVKIDDRGIQSLLKEVANEKLLLALKTSSEEIRTKVFKNISARAAEMLREDLSNMGPSRLSDVESAQQEIVNVARRLEAEGKILIARGGSEDAMV
- the fliF gene encoding flagellar basal-body MS-ring/collar protein FliF is translated as MNKIFGGLVVQFREFFKNLGPTKRLSVIAVTVIAAVALFTMLFMASGKDYVPLFTNIPTEQVSTIVGKLNEKNVPFQLRDGGKTVAIPKELLHSTQMTLMSEIGSPKMGSIGLEIFDKQDFGMNSYAQKINYQRALQGELMRAINTLTAVKQSKVILALPNKKTFLEEGGQASASVVVELHQGKELTPEQVRGVRYLVANSVEGMDADKVTVLDERGKVLTRVADGTTGGSNELLDLKAKIEGDLEDRIEDILTKVVGHAKVVAKVDATLNHRVISSVEESVDPDKTAIRSQQSEEESLDGSRTNPAGVPGSRSNLPGAEDQGTVGFRQDVKKEIKTTNYDVPKTVRNIRESAGNLERVSVAVVVDGMMTTTTKADGTTETTWKPRSAEELRKYEDLVKNAIGFNTARGDSVKIENIQFQPEDFSEAEKILTTLERKKLIHALFKWALLGFSLALFFFIVVRPFMQWITDSFQDSVEEMLPRTIEELEELQSVDNTLPGMSTALPVLQESIDPEKAESELLKDRILSSMSRDEEKAANAFGMWLVRKDG